From the genome of Gammaproteobacteria bacterium, one region includes:
- the rpsU gene encoding 30S ribosomal protein S21, with amino-acid sequence MPSVRVRENEPFEVALRRFKRSCEKAGILSEVRRREFYEKPTQERKRKRAAAVKRHLKKISRDVSRRTRNY; translated from the coding sequence ATGCCCAGTGTTCGTGTACGCGAAAACGAACCGTTCGAAGTCGCCCTGCGCCGCTTCAAGCGTTCCTGCGAAAAGGCCGGCATCCTCTCCGAGGTGCGCCGCCGCGAGTTCTACGAAAAGCCCACCCAGGAGCGTAAGCGCAAGCGTGCCGCCGCGGTCAAACGTCATCTGAAGAAGATCTCGCGCGACGTCTCCCGTCGCACCCGCAACTACTGA
- the dnaG gene encoding DNA primase — translation MAGRIPQQFIDDLMQRVDIVAVIDGRVPLKKAGREYQACCPFHNEKTPSFTVSPTKQFFHCFGCGAHGTALGFLMDYEHMEFVEAVEELARSVGLEVPREPGAGAAHDRRDVTAPLYDLLEQAAKHFRQQLRQHPEAGRAVGYLRDRGLSGEIAQAYGLGYAPPGWDNLLRALGSGPEYQARMENAGLLIKKDNGEVYDRFRNRIMFPIHDRRGRVIGFGGRVLGDDTPKYLNSPETPVFHKGRELYGLFEARKRERKLERLLVVEGYMDVVALAQFDIGNVVATLGTATTHEHLEQLYRVVPEVVFCFDGDRAGRAAAWRALENVLPVLKDGRQARFLFLPEGEDPDTLVRKEGKDAFLQRAGHSTPLSEFLYEALGAQVDTASMDGRARLVELAKPLLNQVPTGVFRRMLVDRLEDVAHLPRHALADLHGQPLPAAAAATVAPPLFRPSQPRRGGISPVRRLITLLLQEPRLGSLVAEPRQLADVSLQGIPLLVELIDFLKNHPHIHTGGLIEHWRGTDTGQHLARLAMEPAPRLVGDLEREFLDGIAHLMAKPLDHRREARIAELSRKPPSELSVEEKEELKILLKRVERSAGT, via the coding sequence ATGGCCGGCCGGATACCCCAGCAGTTCATCGACGATCTGATGCAGCGCGTCGACATCGTCGCGGTGATCGACGGCCGCGTGCCGCTGAAGAAGGCCGGCCGCGAATACCAGGCCTGTTGTCCGTTCCACAACGAGAAGACCCCCTCTTTCACGGTCAGCCCGACCAAGCAGTTCTTCCACTGCTTCGGCTGTGGCGCGCATGGCACCGCGCTCGGCTTCCTGATGGACTACGAACACATGGAATTCGTAGAGGCGGTCGAAGAGTTGGCACGCTCGGTGGGGCTGGAGGTGCCGCGCGAACCGGGTGCCGGCGCGGCACATGACCGCAGGGACGTCACCGCACCGCTCTACGACCTCCTCGAGCAGGCCGCGAAGCACTTCCGCCAGCAGCTCCGTCAGCACCCCGAGGCCGGCCGCGCCGTCGGTTACCTGAGAGACCGCGGCCTGAGCGGCGAGATCGCCCAGGCCTACGGGCTGGGTTATGCCCCGCCCGGCTGGGATAACCTCCTCCGGGCACTCGGTAGCGGGCCGGAGTATCAGGCCCGGATGGAGAACGCCGGCCTGCTCATCAAGAAGGACAACGGCGAGGTCTATGACCGGTTCCGTAATCGCATCATGTTCCCGATCCATGACCGGCGCGGGCGGGTGATCGGCTTCGGCGGGCGGGTCCTCGGCGATGACACGCCCAAGTACCTGAATTCACCCGAGACGCCCGTCTTCCACAAGGGCCGCGAACTCTACGGCCTGTTCGAGGCCCGCAAGCGCGAACGCAAACTCGAGCGGCTGCTGGTGGTCGAGGGCTACATGGACGTGGTCGCCCTGGCGCAGTTCGACATTGGCAATGTCGTCGCCACCCTGGGCACCGCGACCACCCATGAGCACCTGGAACAGCTCTACCGGGTGGTGCCCGAGGTGGTGTTCTGCTTCGATGGCGACCGCGCCGGGCGGGCCGCGGCCTGGCGGGCGCTGGAGAATGTGTTGCCGGTGCTCAAGGACGGGCGCCAGGCGCGCTTCCTGTTCCTGCCCGAGGGCGAGGATCCTGACACGCTGGTGCGCAAAGAGGGCAAGGATGCCTTCCTGCAGCGCGCCGGACACTCCACCCCATTGTCGGAATTTCTTTATGAAGCTTTGGGGGCGCAAGTCGATACAGCCAGCATGGATGGGCGCGCGCGTCTGGTGGAACTGGCAAAACCCTTGTTGAATCAGGTCCCCACAGGCGTGTTTCGACGCATGCTGGTCGACCGGCTGGAGGACGTTGCCCATCTGCCACGGCATGCGCTGGCAGATCTGCACGGCCAGCCGCTGCCGGCGGCTGCGGCGGCAACCGTTGCGCCGCCGCTGTTCAGGCCATCGCAGCCACGCCGCGGCGGGATCAGCCCCGTGCGCCGGCTCATTACCCTGCTGTTGCAGGAACCGCGCCTCGGCAGCCTGGTTGCGGAACCTCGGCAACTGGCGGATGTCTCTCTGCAGGGCATCCCGTTGCTGGTCGAACTGATTGACTTTCTGAAGAATCACCCCCACATCCATACCGGTGGCCTGATCGAACACTGGCGTGGTACCGACACCGGGCAGCATCTGGCCAGGCTGGCCATGGAGCCGGCGCCCAGGTTGGTCGGCGATCTGGAACGGGAATTCCTCGACGGTATCGCGCATCTCATGGCGAAGCCGCTCGACCACCGCCGGGAGGCCAGGATCGCGGAGCTGTCGCGCAAACCGCCCAGCGAGCTGTCTGTCGAGGAAAAGGAGGAACTGAAGATTTTACTGAAACGGGTAGAGCGATCTGCCGGTACGTGA
- a CDS encoding ATP-binding cassette domain-containing protein translates to MPLISLTGVQLDFGGRALLEAADLNLEPGERVCLIGRNGAGKSTLLKLIAGDLQPDGGSIVRQPGLRCARLTQDVPDALRGTAFDVVAGGLGEMAPLLSHYHTASLAVAQAATPAALDELARVQHALESRDGWRWQQQVETAVSRLRLDPEADFASLSGGLKRRTLLARALVADPDLLLLDEPTNHLDLAAIDWLEEFLLGFKGTLLFVTHDRTLLQRLATRIIELDRGRLTSWDCDYPTYLERKQAALEAESQQNALFDKRLSQEEAWIRQGIKARRTRNEGRVRALEAMRAERRLRREREGTARLRLPEAERSGQLVAEVEGISYAWADKTIVRDFSTTLMRGDKVGIIGPNGAGKTTLLRLLLGELTPDRGRVRLGTRLEIAYFDQNRSDIDPHRSVLDNLAHGRERISINGQDRHVISYLQDFLFDPERIRQPAGTLSGGERNRLLLARLFTRSFNVLVLDEPTNDLDMETLELLEERLLEYQGTLLLVSHDRTFLDNLVTSTLVFEGDGRIGEYVGGYADWLRQRAAPPAAAPAPSPVPATKTPSAPAARPTVASKLSYKEQRELEQLPARIESLEGRVQALQAEMSDPAFYKRDGDAIAVAQTRLAELEVELQAAYARWELLEAR, encoded by the coding sequence ATGCCCCTGATCTCTCTCACAGGCGTCCAACTCGACTTCGGCGGCCGCGCCTTGCTGGAGGCCGCCGATCTGAACCTGGAACCGGGTGAGCGCGTCTGCCTGATCGGCCGCAATGGTGCCGGCAAGTCCACGCTGCTGAAACTGATCGCCGGCGATCTGCAGCCGGACGGCGGCAGCATCGTGCGGCAACCGGGCCTGCGCTGCGCCCGCCTGACCCAGGACGTACCGGATGCCCTGCGCGGCACCGCCTTCGACGTGGTCGCCGGCGGGCTGGGTGAGATGGCCCCGCTGCTGTCGCACTACCACACCGCCAGCCTGGCCGTTGCCCAGGCGGCCACACCGGCCGCCTTGGACGAACTCGCACGGGTGCAGCATGCGCTCGAGAGCCGCGACGGCTGGCGCTGGCAACAGCAGGTCGAGACGGCCGTCTCCCGTCTCCGGCTCGATCCCGAGGCGGACTTCGCCAGCCTGTCCGGCGGCCTCAAGCGACGCACCCTGCTCGCCCGTGCCCTGGTGGCCGACCCCGATCTGCTGCTGCTCGACGAGCCCACCAATCACCTGGACCTGGCCGCCATCGACTGGCTGGAGGAGTTTCTGCTCGGCTTCAAGGGCACCCTGTTGTTCGTCACCCATGACCGCACACTCCTGCAACGGCTCGCGACCCGCATCATCGAACTCGATCGCGGCCGGCTGACGAGTTGGGATTGCGACTATCCGACCTACCTGGAGCGCAAGCAGGCGGCGCTGGAGGCGGAATCCCAGCAGAACGCCTTGTTCGACAAACGACTCTCGCAGGAAGAGGCCTGGATACGCCAAGGCATCAAGGCACGACGCACCCGCAACGAGGGCCGCGTGCGCGCCCTCGAGGCCATGCGGGCGGAGCGCCGCCTGCGGCGCGAACGTGAGGGCACCGCACGTCTGCGGCTGCCGGAGGCGGAACGCTCCGGACAACTGGTCGCAGAGGTCGAAGGCATTTCCTACGCCTGGGCCGACAAGACCATCGTGCGCGATTTCTCGACCACGCTCATGCGCGGTGACAAGGTGGGTATCATCGGCCCGAACGGCGCCGGCAAGACCACGCTGCTGCGCCTGCTGCTCGGCGAACTCACGCCCGACCGCGGGCGCGTGCGCCTGGGCACACGCCTGGAGATTGCCTATTTCGATCAGAACCGCAGCGACATCGATCCGCACAGGAGCGTCCTGGACAACCTCGCCCATGGCCGTGAGAGGATCAGCATCAACGGCCAGGACCGCCATGTCATTTCCTATCTCCAGGATTTTCTGTTCGATCCCGAGCGTATCCGTCAGCCCGCGGGCACGCTGTCCGGCGGTGAGCGTAATCGGCTACTGCTCGCGCGCCTGTTCACCCGCAGCTTCAACGTGCTGGTACTCGACGAACCGACCAACGACCTGGACATGGAAACCCTCGAACTGCTGGAGGAGCGCCTGCTGGAATACCAGGGTACGCTGCTGCTGGTCAGTCACGATCGCACCTTTCTCGACAACCTCGTCACCAGTACCCTGGTGTTCGAGGGCGATGGCCGCATCGGTGAATACGTCGGTGGTTATGCAGACTGGCTGCGGCAACGGGCCGCGCCTCCGGCTGCGGCGCCCGCCCCGAGTCCGGTCCCAGCGACCAAGACCCCATCAGCCCCCGCAGCCAGGCCCACCGTGGCCAGCAAGCTCAGCTACAAGGAACAGCGCGAGCTGGAACAGTTGCCGGCCCGCATCGAGTCGCTCGAGGGGCGCGTGCAGGCGCTGCAGGCCGAGATGAGCGATCCTGCCTTCTACAAACGCGACGGTGACGCCATTGCCGTCGCGCAGACCCGCCTGGCCGAACTCGAGGTGGAACTGCAGGCCGCCTATGCGCGCTGGGAACTGCTCGAGGCGCGCTGA
- the metH gene encoding methionine synthase produces MTPLKDLLRSRILILDGAMGTMIQSYKLEEADYRGERFKDWPCDLKGNNDLLSLTQPKIIGDIHRAYLEAGADILETNTFNSTAISMADYQQQDLVYELNLESAKLARAAADAYATPDKPRFVAGVLGPTNRTASLSPDVNNPGYRNTSFDELRDTYYEATKGLVDGGADIILIETIFDTLNAKAAVFAVESYFEDSGRHLPVMISGTITDASGRTLSGQTAEAFYNSLRHARPISLGFNCALGAQQLREHIDELAGIADCGVNAHPNAGLPNEFGEYDESPEAMAKEIAEWAQAGFLNIIGGCCGTTPAHIKAIAEAVAPFPPRKIPAHDHTLRLAGLEPCNIRADSLFVNVGERTNVTGSALFKKMILNGDYDKALVVARSQVENGAQIIDINMDEGMLDGREAMVTFLNLIAGEPDISRVPIMLDSSKWEILEAGLKCIQGKGIVNSISMKEGEAAFIEHARLCRKYGAAVIVMAFDEAGQADTQARKVEICARAYKILTEQVGFPPEDIIFDPNIFAIATGIEEHNNYGVDFIEATRTIKQNLPHAKISGGVSNVSFSFRGNDSVREAIHAVFLYHAIKAGMDMGIVNAGQLAIYAEIPAELRERVEDVVLNRRPDATERLLEIADRHKGDGSGAEKKEDLAWRELPVIKRLEHALVKGIDAFVVEDTEECRQQFARPIEVIEGPLMDGMNVVGDLFGAGKMFLPQVVKSARVMKKAVAYLLPYIEAGKDAAAKAKGKIVMATVKGDVHDIGKNIVGVVLQCNNFEVIDLGVMVPAQKILDAAKQENADMIGLSGLITPSLDEMAHVAKEMQRLGFTIPLLIGGATTSRVHTAVKIEPNYGAATVYVKDASRAVGVAQNLVSEGMSSDYIGKIKAEYESVRAMHKGKARKTDWLTLADARANKVALDWSSYTPPEPKFLGLKVFDNYSLNDIAKYIDWTPFFKTWELAGSYPKILKDPAVGEHARQLFDDAQAMLKQIIDEDWLQARGVIGLFPANRVGDDDIEIYTDASRATVLTTLHHLRQQNRKPPGRPNQCLADFVAPRSAGLDDYLGAFAVTAGLGIDAHIQRFQADNDDYNAILLKALADRLAEAFAELIHARVRKEFWGYTDDEGLANDDLIAEAYRGIRPAPGYPACPDHTEKALLWALIDPLNNAGIQLTESFAMWPAAAVSGWYFSRPEARYFGVGKINRDQVEDYARRKGMSVESAERWLAPALGYEPEDEARAAATG; encoded by the coding sequence ATGACCCCGCTCAAAGACCTCCTGCGAAGCCGCATCCTCATCCTGGATGGTGCCATGGGCACCATGATCCAGAGCTACAAGCTGGAGGAGGCGGATTACCGTGGCGAACGCTTCAAAGACTGGCCCTGTGACCTAAAGGGTAACAACGACCTGCTGTCGCTGACCCAACCGAAGATCATCGGCGACATCCATCGCGCCTATCTGGAGGCCGGTGCCGACATCCTCGAGACCAACACCTTCAACTCCACGGCCATCTCCATGGCCGATTATCAGCAACAGGACCTGGTCTACGAGCTGAATCTTGAATCGGCGAAGCTGGCGCGCGCGGCGGCGGATGCCTATGCCACACCTGACAAGCCACGCTTCGTCGCCGGCGTGCTCGGCCCGACCAACCGCACCGCCTCGCTATCGCCGGACGTGAACAACCCGGGGTACCGCAACACCAGCTTCGACGAGCTGCGCGATACCTATTACGAGGCGACCAAGGGCCTGGTCGACGGCGGCGCCGACATCATCCTCATCGAGACCATCTTCGACACCCTCAACGCCAAGGCGGCGGTGTTCGCGGTGGAGAGTTATTTCGAGGACAGCGGCAGGCACCTGCCGGTGATGATCTCTGGCACCATCACTGACGCCTCCGGTCGGACGCTGTCCGGCCAGACCGCCGAGGCCTTCTACAACTCGCTGCGCCATGCACGCCCGATCTCACTCGGCTTCAACTGCGCGCTCGGCGCCCAGCAACTGCGCGAGCACATCGACGAACTGGCCGGCATCGCCGACTGTGGTGTGAATGCCCACCCCAATGCGGGGCTGCCGAACGAGTTCGGTGAATACGACGAATCGCCCGAGGCCATGGCGAAAGAGATCGCCGAGTGGGCACAGGCGGGCTTCCTGAACATCATCGGTGGCTGCTGCGGCACCACCCCGGCGCACATCAAGGCCATCGCCGAGGCGGTCGCACCGTTCCCGCCCCGCAAAATCCCGGCGCACGACCACACGTTGCGTCTGGCCGGGCTGGAGCCGTGCAACATCCGCGCGGACTCCCTGTTCGTCAACGTCGGCGAGCGCACCAATGTCACCGGCTCGGCGCTGTTCAAGAAGATGATTCTCAACGGCGACTACGACAAGGCACTGGTGGTCGCGAGAAGCCAGGTCGAGAACGGCGCACAGATCATCGACATCAACATGGACGAGGGCATGCTCGACGGCCGCGAGGCCATGGTGACCTTCCTGAACCTGATCGCCGGTGAACCCGACATCTCGCGGGTGCCGATCATGCTGGACTCCTCGAAGTGGGAGATCCTCGAGGCCGGCCTGAAGTGCATCCAGGGCAAGGGTATCGTCAACTCGATCTCCATGAAGGAAGGCGAGGCCGCGTTCATCGAGCATGCCAGGCTGTGCCGCAAATACGGTGCCGCAGTCATCGTCATGGCCTTCGACGAGGCCGGCCAGGCCGACACCCAGGCACGCAAGGTGGAGATCTGTGCACGCGCCTACAAGATTCTCACGGAACAGGTCGGTTTCCCGCCCGAGGACATCATCTTCGATCCGAACATCTTTGCCATCGCCACCGGCATCGAGGAGCACAACAACTACGGTGTGGATTTCATCGAAGCCACGCGCACCATCAAGCAGAACCTGCCGCACGCCAAGATCTCCGGCGGCGTATCCAACGTGTCGTTCTCGTTCCGCGGCAACGACTCGGTGCGCGAGGCCATCCACGCCGTGTTCCTGTATCACGCCATCAAGGCCGGCATGGACATGGGCATCGTCAACGCGGGCCAGCTCGCCATCTACGCGGAGATCCCTGCCGAGCTGCGCGAGCGCGTCGAAGACGTCGTACTCAACCGTCGTCCGGATGCCACCGAACGCCTGCTGGAGATCGCTGACCGGCACAAGGGCGACGGCAGCGGTGCGGAAAAGAAAGAGGATCTTGCCTGGCGTGAACTGCCGGTCATCAAACGCCTGGAACATGCGCTGGTGAAGGGTATCGATGCCTTCGTCGTGGAGGACACCGAGGAGTGCCGGCAGCAGTTCGCGCGGCCGATCGAGGTGATCGAAGGCCCCTTGATGGACGGCATGAACGTGGTCGGTGACCTGTTCGGTGCCGGCAAGATGTTTCTGCCGCAGGTGGTGAAATCCGCGCGCGTAATGAAGAAGGCAGTGGCCTATCTGCTGCCCTATATCGAGGCCGGGAAGGATGCCGCCGCCAAGGCCAAGGGCAAGATCGTCATGGCCACCGTCAAGGGTGACGTACACGACATCGGCAAGAACATCGTCGGTGTGGTACTACAATGCAACAACTTCGAGGTCATCGACCTCGGCGTGATGGTGCCGGCACAGAAGATCCTCGACGCGGCGAAGCAGGAAAATGCCGACATGATCGGCCTGTCCGGCCTGATCACGCCGTCACTGGACGAGATGGCGCACGTCGCCAAGGAGATGCAGCGCCTGGGTTTCACCATACCCCTGCTGATCGGCGGCGCCACCACCTCGCGCGTGCACACCGCCGTAAAGATCGAACCCAATTACGGCGCCGCCACCGTCTACGTGAAGGATGCCTCACGGGCCGTGGGCGTGGCGCAGAATCTGGTCAGCGAAGGCATGTCCAGCGACTACATCGGGAAGATCAAGGCAGAATACGAGAGCGTGCGCGCCATGCACAAAGGCAAGGCACGCAAGACCGACTGGCTGACACTGGCCGACGCACGCGCGAACAAGGTGGCGCTCGACTGGAGCAGCTACACGCCACCCGAGCCGAAATTCCTCGGGCTGAAGGTCTTCGACAACTATTCGTTGAACGACATCGCCAAGTACATCGACTGGACACCCTTCTTCAAGACCTGGGAGCTGGCCGGCAGCTATCCGAAGATTCTCAAGGATCCGGCGGTCGGCGAGCACGCACGGCAGCTGTTCGACGACGCCCAGGCCATGCTCAAGCAGATCATCGACGAGGACTGGCTGCAGGCGCGCGGTGTCATCGGACTGTTCCCCGCCAACCGGGTGGGCGATGACGATATCGAAATCTATACCGATGCCTCGCGCGCCACGGTGCTCACAACACTGCACCACCTGCGCCAGCAGAACCGCAAGCCGCCGGGGCGTCCGAACCAGTGTCTGGCGGACTTCGTCGCGCCCAGATCAGCGGGACTCGACGACTACCTCGGTGCCTTTGCCGTCACGGCAGGACTCGGCATCGATGCGCACATCCAGCGCTTCCAGGCCGATAACGATGACTACAATGCGATCCTGCTCAAGGCGCTGGCCGATCGGCTCGCCGAGGCGTTCGCGGAACTCATCCACGCGCGCGTACGGAAGGAATTCTGGGGTTACACGGATGACGAAGGGCTCGCCAACGACGACCTCATTGCCGAGGCCTACCGCGGCATCCGCCCCGCGCCCGGCTATCCCGCCTGCCCCGACCACACCGAAAAGGCGCTGCTGTGGGCACTGATCGATCCGCTGAACAATGCCGGCATCCAGCTCACCGAGTCCTTCGCGATGTGGCCCGCCGCCGCCGTCAGTGGCTGGTATTTCAGCCGCCCCGAGGCGCGCTACTTCGGCGTGGGCAAGATCAACCGCGATCAGGTCGAGGACTATGCACGCCGCAAGGGGATGTCGGTGGAGAGCGCCGAGCGCTGGCTGGCGCCGGCACTGGGCTACGAGCCGGAGGACGAGGCCCGGGCGGCCGCCACCGGCTGA
- a CDS encoding GatB/YqeY domain-containing protein gives MSLKAHVREDMKAAMRSGDKRRLGVIRLILAAITQREVDERIELDAAQTLAVLDKMLKQRRESLTQYEQAGRTDLAEQEGFEIGVIQTYLPQPLTPTEIDDLIAAAIATTGAAGIKDMGKVMAILKPKLQGRADMGAVSGQIKVKLGG, from the coding sequence ATGTCGCTGAAGGCACATGTCCGGGAGGATATGAAGGCCGCCATGCGCAGCGGCGACAAGCGGCGCTTGGGCGTTATCCGGCTCATCCTGGCTGCCATCACCCAGCGCGAGGTCGATGAGCGCATCGAACTCGATGCTGCGCAGACCCTGGCCGTGCTCGACAAGATGCTCAAGCAGCGGCGGGAATCCCTCACCCAGTACGAGCAGGCCGGCCGTACCGATCTGGCGGAGCAGGAAGGCTTCGAGATCGGCGTGATCCAGACCTATCTGCCGCAGCCGCTCACGCCGACCGAGATCGACGACCTGATCGCCGCCGCCATCGCCACGACCGGGGCCGCCGGCATCAAGGACATGGGTAAGGTAATGGCCATCCTCAAGCCCAAGCTCCAGGGTCGTGCCGACATGGGCGCGGTCAGCGGCCAGATCAAAGTCAAGCTCGGTGGCTGA
- the rpoD gene encoding RNA polymerase sigma factor RpoD, protein MNQEQQSQLKLLIAKGKEQGFLTYAEVNDHLPDEIVDPEQIEDIINMINDMGISVHEETPDADTLLLSRSAVTDEDAAEEAAAALATVDSEFGRTTDPVRMYMREMGTVELLTREGEIVIAKRIEDGLRQVLSALSSYPDSIALLLNEYSKVEAGEVRLSDLIVGFIDPNADDAVIPPPAEARPVVDDATTNSRTAASNDDDDDDESSDTETSVLDTGPDPEEARVRFTELASLYEKCMTTKSAKQLEKHRAALSEIFMQLKLVPRIVDEMTHRLRSMVGRIRGHERVIMDIAVNRAQMPRRDFITSFPDNETNLQWGDKEIKAGHAYSAALGQFRDDIRRAQNRLIAIEQETGQTISDIKDINRRMSIGEAKARRAKKEMVEANLRLVISIAKKYTNRGLQFLDLIQEGNIGLMKAVDKFEYRRGYKFSTYATWWIRQAITRSIADQARTIRIPVHMIETINKLNRISRQMLQEMGREPTPEELAERMMMPEDKVRKVLKIAKEPISMETPIGDDEDSHLGDFIEDVSIMSPVDAAAVEGLREATQSVLSGLTPREAKVLRMRFGIDMNTDHTLEEVGKQFDVTRERIRQIEAKALRKLRHPSRSETLRSFLEIESS, encoded by the coding sequence ATGAATCAAGAGCAGCAGTCTCAGTTGAAGTTGTTGATTGCCAAAGGCAAAGAACAGGGTTTCCTGACCTATGCCGAGGTCAATGACCACTTGCCCGATGAGATCGTCGATCCGGAGCAGATCGAAGACATCATCAACATGATCAACGATATGGGTATTTCCGTCCACGAGGAGACGCCGGACGCGGATACCCTGTTGCTCAGCCGCTCGGCGGTCACCGACGAAGACGCCGCGGAAGAGGCGGCAGCGGCCCTGGCCACCGTCGACAGCGAGTTCGGCCGCACCACCGACCCGGTGCGCATGTACATGCGCGAAATGGGGACCGTGGAACTGCTCACCCGCGAAGGCGAGATCGTGATCGCCAAACGCATCGAGGACGGTCTGCGCCAGGTGCTGTCGGCGCTCTCGAGCTACCCCGACTCCATCGCCCTGCTGCTCAACGAATACAGCAAGGTCGAGGCCGGCGAAGTCCGGCTATCCGACCTGATCGTCGGCTTCATCGACCCGAACGCCGACGATGCCGTCATTCCGCCTCCGGCGGAGGCCCGCCCCGTGGTCGATGACGCGACCACCAACTCCCGGACCGCGGCCAGCAATGATGACGACGACGACGACGAGAGCAGCGACACCGAGACCAGTGTCCTCGATACGGGGCCGGACCCGGAAGAGGCGCGCGTGCGCTTCACCGAACTGGCGTCCCTGTACGAAAAATGCATGACCACGAAGTCGGCCAAGCAACTGGAGAAGCACCGCGCCGCACTGAGCGAGATCTTCATGCAGCTCAAGCTGGTGCCGCGCATCGTCGACGAGATGACCCACCGCCTGCGCAGCATGGTCGGGCGCATCCGCGGTCACGAACGGGTGATCATGGACATCGCCGTCAATCGCGCCCAGATGCCGCGCCGGGACTTCATCACCTCGTTTCCGGACAACGAGACCAACCTGCAGTGGGGAGACAAGGAGATCAAGGCAGGCCACGCCTACTCCGCCGCCCTGGGGCAGTTCCGCGACGACATCCGCCGGGCCCAGAACCGCCTGATCGCCATCGAGCAGGAGACGGGGCAGACCATCAGCGACATCAAGGACATCAATCGCCGCATGTCCATCGGCGAGGCCAAGGCCCGTCGTGCCAAGAAGGAAATGGTCGAGGCCAACCTGCGCCTGGTGATCTCCATCGCCAAGAAATACACCAACCGCGGCCTGCAGTTCCTGGACTTGATCCAGGAGGGCAACATCGGCCTGATGAAGGCGGTCGACAAGTTCGAATATCGCCGTGGCTACAAGTTCTCGACCTATGCGACCTGGTGGATCCGCCAGGCGATCACACGCTCGATCGCCGACCAGGCGCGCACCATCCGCATCCCGGTGCACATGATCGAGACCATCAACAAGCTGAACCGCATCTCCCGGCAGATGCTGCAGGAGATGGGTCGCGAGCCGACGCCGGAAGAACTGGCCGAACGCATGATGATGCCCGAGGACAAGGTGCGCAAAGTTCTCAAGATCGCCAAGGAACCGATCTCCATGGAGACGCCCATCGGCGATGATGAAGATTCACATCTCGGTGACTTCATCGAGGACGTCAGCATCATGTCGCCGGTCGACGCCGCTGCCGTAGAAGGCCTGCGCGAGGCCACCCAATCAGTGCTCTCCGGCCTGACACCGCGCGAGGCCAAGGTCCTGCGCATGCGCTTTGGCATCGACATGAACACCGACCACACCCTGGAAGAGGTCGGCAAGCAGTTCGATGTCACCCGCGAGCGCATCCGCCAGATCGAGGCCAAGGCGTTGCGCAAGCTGCGTCACCCCTCGCGCTCGGAAACACTGCGCAGCTTCCTGGAAATCGAAAGCAGCTGA
- a CDS encoding glycine zipper 2TM domain-containing protein produces MTRKTLKGTLAMATLAAAIAAAGCATNQGQQEQAGMVIGGILGGVLGSNVGGGHGRTAAIIAGTLAGAAIGGAIGNSMDEVDRMKTAQTLETVRTGVPAQWRNPDTGNQYTVVPTRTYETSSGPCREYTIDAQVGGRPEKVYGTACRQPDGSWQVQG; encoded by the coding sequence ATGACGAGGAAAACACTGAAAGGGACACTGGCGATGGCAACGCTCGCAGCGGCCATCGCGGCGGCGGGCTGTGCGACGAATCAGGGTCAGCAGGAACAGGCCGGCATGGTCATCGGTGGGATATTGGGTGGGGTGCTCGGCTCCAATGTCGGCGGCGGGCACGGCCGCACGGCGGCGATCATCGCCGGCACCCTGGCCGGCGCGGCCATCGGCGGGGCAATCGGCAATTCCATGGACGAGGTGGACCGTATGAAGACCGCCCAGACGCTGGAGACGGTGCGCACCGGCGTTCCGGCGCAATGGCGCAATCCCGATACCGGCAATCAGTACACCGTGGTGCCGACCCGGACCTACGAGACCTCGAGCGGACCCTGTCGGGAGTACACCATCGATGCGCAGGTGGGTGGCCGGCCGGAGAAGGTCTACGGCACCGCCTGCCGCCAGCCGGACGGCAGCTGGCAGGTTCAGGGCTAG